A region of the Candidatus Hydrogenedentota bacterium genome:
ATAGTTGTCCATTGAGAGGAGTGTGCCATGAGAGTCTTTGTTCTGCTTGCGTTGTGTGCACTGACCGTTGCGGCGCACGCGAACCCCTTCTTCGCGTTTGACAATGGCGTCGGGCGTGGTGTCTGGACGCCCGAGCAGCAGGCGGATTGTCTGGCGGAGCTGGGCTATGGGGGGATCAGCTATCAGGACGAAGTGGACCTGGACACGCGGCTGGCTGCCTTTGATGCCCGGGGTCTGAAGATTTTCAATGTGTATGTGCCGTGTCATGTGGACAAGGAGCCGGCCTTCAGCGAAGAACTCGTTCGCGCCATCGCGCGGCTCAAAGGCACGGGCGTGGACCTCTGGCTTACGGTGCAGGGCCAGGCGGAAGACGATGTGAAGGCGGTGACGGCTATTCAGGCGATTGCCGATCTCGCGGCGGCCTCGGGCATTCGCGTGGCGCTCTATCCCCATGCGGGCTTCCATGTGGCCACGCTGGACGATGCGTTGCGTGTGGTGGCGCAGGTTGAGCGCGACAATGTGGGCGTGACCTTTAACCTGTGCCACGAGCTGAAGGCGGGCAATGGGGCCCGAATCGACGAGATCCTGGAAAAGGCCGCGCCCCGGCTTTTCTTCGTCTCCATCAACGGCGCGGAGCACGACGGCGACTGGGACCGGCTCATTCAGCCGCTGGGCGAGGGTGCCTTTGATGTGTACGGCGTGCTGAAGAAGTTGAAGTCACTCGGCTACACCGGCCCGGTGGGATTGCAGTGCTACAACGTGAAGGGCGACACCCGGGGCAATCTGGAAAAGAGCATGGCGGCGTGGAAGGCCTATGGCGAGCGATTGCGGGCGGAGCAGCGGTGAGCTAAAGGATATAGAAGAGATTGCGCGCCCCATGAACAACACGCACAAGTTCAATGCCTGTTGGAATCTCACGATACAGCAAGACGTAATTGCCAACGGGGAAAATTCGCAGCCCCGGCGAAATATCTTCTCGCGCCGGACCAAGTTTGGGATTCTTGGCAAGTTTTAGCGCTTTCTCTTCGAACCGATCCAATAGGGCGTCAGCCGCATCTGGATTGTCATGGGCAATATGACTCCAGATACCAATCAGATCTAGATCCGACTTGGCCGTTCTCTTGACCCGCTTAGCCACGCGACTAGATGCCCGCCCGTTTTCGAGCGACTAGCTTCAGGTCTTGGAATGTGGCAATTTCCGAGGGGCCACTGTCGATACCCTCCTGCCAGAGTTCACGCAATTCCAGGAGTTTTTGCTCTCTGATAGCATGATTAAACTTCCAGTCGCGCAGCGCTTCGCGTATTACTTCACTCGACGAGGCGTACTGGCCTTTCTCGACAGCCTCCTTAACCATAGTGGCCAATTCGGTGGTTAGTGCAACGCTTATCTTTTCCACATTCGACATGGCACAAACTCCTTTTTAAGAATGGTAGCAATAATTGCTACTACTGTCAACAGCCGTCGCAGGCCGCTTTTATTGTAAGCATCAACCAAATTGTAACTTGCCATTTGCGTTCCGTCCTCGGCGCGTGCAATCCTTCCCGCTCCGCAGCAAGGCGCGGATTTCGAACGTCTTTTCTGGAGAATTCCCATGCATCGCTTCACCCTCATTCTGACCATGGTCGGTCTGTCTTTCCTGTCGCCAAAGGCATTGGCTATCGATATTACGTCGGGCCTCACGGATTACCAGGTGGTCCAGTGTGACGCCGATGGCTCGGCCACGTTGTCGCTTTCTGGCACGGCGGCGGAGACTGGTGCGCTCGAAGCCCGCGTGTCGGCGGTGCAGAAAGTTGTCGTGGATTGGATGCCCGTGGGCGAGGCCGGCGCCGTGTGGTCGGCATCGGTTCCAACTGTTCCCGCAGGCGGTCCCTACCGGGTTGAGGTGCGGGTCACGGCGAATGGCGCGGTCCTCGCATCCGACGAAGTGCTTAATGTGCTGGTGGGCGATGTGTGGGTGCTTGCGGGCCAGTCGAACATGCAGGGCGTGGGCAACCGGGTCAACGAAGAGACGCTCGATCCGCGCGTCAACACCTATTCCATGAGCTACGAGTGGCGTGTGGCCCAGGAACCTCTCCACACCCTGCCTGAGTCGCCCGATGCGATCCATTTCGATGCCGCCCAGGGCGAAGTGGTGCGGCAGCAGCAGATTGTTGCCTGGCGCGATGGGCACAAGGGCGCGGGCCTCGGCATGGCCTTCGCTAAAGAAATGGTCCGCCGCACCGGGCGCCCGGTTGGCTTGATAGCGTCTGCTCACGGCGGTACGTCCATGCAGGGGTGGGACCCGGCGCTGAAAGATCAGGGCGGCGCTTCGCTCTACGGCTCCATGGTGAAGCAGGTGGCGGCGGCCGGCGGCAAGGTCCGGGGCGTGTTGTGGTATCAGGGCGAGTCCGATGCCAACGCGGAGGCGTCCGCCATCTTTGCGGATAAGTTCAAAGCACTCATCGACGCCATGCGCCGTGACTTTAACAACCCGGATCTGCCTTTCTACTATGTCCAGCTTGGCAGGGTGATCCTGCCGTGGGATGAAGCGTCCTGGAACCGGATTCAGGCGATTCAGTTGAGCACGGTTGCGGAAGTCCCGAATACGGCTGTGGTGCCCGCCGTGGACTTGGGCCTGGACGATGGAATTCACATCGGTACGGCCGGTTTGAAGACCCTCGGGCATCGCCTGGCGAACATTGCCGAAGCGAACCTGTTTGGCGGCAAGGTGCAGGCGGGTCCGCGCGTAGCCGACATGCAGCGCGTGGGTACCGGGTACGGTCAGCACCTGCGCGTGACCTTCAGCGGCGTAAACGGCAAGCTCGTTGTGGCGGGCCGTCCCAGCGGTTTCTCGGTCAGCGAGGGGCCTGCGGGTCCGGTGAAGCCCTGCGTGTTCAACGTGGAGATCGCGCCGGACGATCCGAATGCGCTGCTGATTTGGGTGAACGAATTCCCGGCGGGCGCGCAACTCTGGTATGGACGCGGTATCGACCCTTACTGCAATATCACCGATGAAGCGGGCATGGCCCTGCCGGTCTTTGGCCCGATGGCCATCCCGGAATAGGGAAAACTACCTTACCACGAAAGTTTTGGAGCAGTCGTTGGCCGCAACCAGATTTTTCACCACGAAGGCCACGAAGAGCACGAAGAAGAAAGAGGGAGGAGGGATGGGGATTGAAGCGTTTTACAACCATGAATCCCCATGCAATCCAAGCAAGATGCAAATTGAGCTTGCTCCCCAATTATCTTCGCGTATTCGCGGCTTGGCGTGCGAGACATCAGGAAGACGGCATGCCATGGGGAATTAAACGACTGCCGAAGGCCTGCATCGCCGTGAAAACTCTTCTCTTCGTGTTCTTCGTGCCTTCGTGGTAAAACATTTTGTTGTGGCCGGAGGCAGCGGCAGGTAATCCGTGGTCGCCAACAGCGAGCGAAGTTGCGTGACGTTTTGCGGTGGGCTACCCGAAGCGCAGCACTTCGAATTGGAGCAGGGTCCAGATCACGACCCAGGCGCCGAGGAGGGTTATCAGCGCGGCGGAGCCGAGGGGCAGCAGCCGCAGGAGGGGGTGGTCGGTGAGCTTCTGGCGCTGGAGCAGGCGTGACGCCCGCACCACGAGCAGTCCTATGACGAC
Encoded here:
- a CDS encoding TIM barrel protein, whose protein sequence is MRVFVLLALCALTVAAHANPFFAFDNGVGRGVWTPEQQADCLAELGYGGISYQDEVDLDTRLAAFDARGLKIFNVYVPCHVDKEPAFSEELVRAIARLKGTGVDLWLTVQGQAEDDVKAVTAIQAIADLAAASGIRVALYPHAGFHVATLDDALRVVAQVERDNVGVTFNLCHELKAGNGARIDEILEKAAPRLFFVSINGAEHDGDWDRLIQPLGEGAFDVYGVLKKLKSLGYTGPVGLQCYNVKGDTRGNLEKSMAAWKAYGERLRAEQR
- a CDS encoding type II toxin-antitoxin system ParD family antitoxin; its protein translation is MSNVEKISVALTTELATMVKEAVEKGQYASSSEVIREALRDWKFNHAIREQKLLELRELWQEGIDSGPSEIATFQDLKLVARKRAGI
- a CDS encoding type II toxin-antitoxin system RelE/ParE family toxin, which encodes MAKRVKRTAKSDLDLIGIWSHIAHDNPDAADALLDRFEEKALKLAKNPKLGPAREDISPGLRIFPVGNYVLLYREIPTGIELVRVVHGARNLFYIL
- a CDS encoding sialate O-acetylesterase, with the translated sequence MHRFTLILTMVGLSFLSPKALAIDITSGLTDYQVVQCDADGSATLSLSGTAAETGALEARVSAVQKVVVDWMPVGEAGAVWSASVPTVPAGGPYRVEVRVTANGAVLASDEVLNVLVGDVWVLAGQSNMQGVGNRVNEETLDPRVNTYSMSYEWRVAQEPLHTLPESPDAIHFDAAQGEVVRQQQIVAWRDGHKGAGLGMAFAKEMVRRTGRPVGLIASAHGGTSMQGWDPALKDQGGASLYGSMVKQVAAAGGKVRGVLWYQGESDANAEASAIFADKFKALIDAMRRDFNNPDLPFYYVQLGRVILPWDEASWNRIQAIQLSTVAEVPNTAVVPAVDLGLDDGIHIGTAGLKTLGHRLANIAEANLFGGKVQAGPRVADMQRVGTGYGQHLRVTFSGVNGKLVVAGRPSGFSVSEGPAGPVKPCVFNVEIAPDDPNALLIWVNEFPAGAQLWYGRGIDPYCNITDEAGMALPVFGPMAIPE